The Miscanthus floridulus cultivar M001 chromosome 7, ASM1932011v1, whole genome shotgun sequence genome includes a region encoding these proteins:
- the LOC136464475 gene encoding LOW QUALITY PROTEIN: carbamoyl phosphate synthase small chain, chloroplastic-like (The sequence of the model RefSeq protein was modified relative to this genomic sequence to represent the inferred CDS: inserted 1 base in 1 codon), giving the protein MQVGEVVFNTSLTGYQGILNDPSYAGQFVLMTNPHIGNTGVNPDDEESNQCFLGGLIIRNLSICTSNWRCKETLEEYLIKRNIMGIYDVDTRAITRRLREDGSLIGVLSTDQSQTDNELLEMAQKWKIVGVDLISGVTCDAPYEWPDKTDSEWEFKRDQSSETFHVVAYDFGIKHNILRRLTSYGCKIAXPYAVKTVQEIIGRVPVFGICMGHQLIGQALGGKTFKMKFGHHGGNHPVCDLRSGRVDISAQNHNYAVDPESLPEGAKVTHVNLNDNSCAGLQYSKMKLMSLQYHPESSPGPHDSDTAVGEFIELMKSNRL; this is encoded by the exons ATGCAAGTCGGTGAAGTTGTTTTCAACACATCACTGACAgg CTATCAGGGGATTTTGAATGATCCAAGCTATGCTGGTCAATTTGTCCTGATGACCAATCCTCATATTGGGAACACTGGTGTTAATCCTG ACGATGAAGAATCAAACCAATGTTTTCTTGGTGGCCTAATCATAAGAAATCTAAGCATATg TACTTCCAACTGGCGATGCAAAGAGACACTTGAAGAGTATCTGATTAAGAGGAACATCATGGGAATAT ATGACGTGGATACACGTGCTATAACACGAAGATTAAGAGAAGATGGTAGTCTTATTGGTGTCTTGAGTACTGATCAGTCTCAGACAGACAATGAGTTGTTGGAAATGGCCCAAAAGTGGAAAATTGTTG GAGTTGACTTGATTAGTGGTGTCACATGTGATGCTCCATATGAATGGCCGGACAAGACCGATTCAGAATGGGAGTTCAAGAGGGATCAGTCAAGTGAAACTTTTCAT GTCGTTGCCTATGACTTTGGCATCAAGCATAATATTTTGAGACGATTGACATCATATGGATGCAAAATAG GTCCCTATGCTGTGAAGACAGTACAAGAAATAATTGGGAGGGTTCCTGTTTTTGGCATCTGTATGGGCCACCAATTGATTGGGCAGGCTCTTGGTGGGAAGACATTTAAAATGAAATTTGGTCATCATGGCGGGAATCACCCTGTCTGTGATCTCCGTAGTGGACGTGTAGACATAAGTGCACAG AACCATAACTACGCAGTTGACCCAGAATCACTTCCAGAAGGAGCAAAAGTAACTCACGTCAATCTCAACGATAATAGTTGCGCTGGCCTTCAGTACTCCAAGATGAAGCTTATGTCTCTCCAGTACCATCCTGAGTCTTCCCCAGGTCCGCATGACTCCGACACAG CCGTCGGTGAGTTTATAGAGCTCATGAAGAGCAACAGATTGTGa